From the Platichthys flesus chromosome 6, fPlaFle2.1, whole genome shotgun sequence genome, one window contains:
- the si:ch211-194m7.5 gene encoding olfactomedin-4, producing MMLFLIVPLWALFTFSQQATSADKCVCELTYSEQAFPHDKLSTVEDNASKCNMEITSQKTLELESLLLGLDRRLPELQEDVAMLERENDGELYGVVSLQVIENDLKDIKQIIDKLNSTTTEDQHLTIDTTKQLEDVKAEMQELKKYDTMQVVIRQEANQRLKRDLAQCRNELHPIIQPTQPQHGNCPHGQFVNITGPRVNTAGEFPGTNKYGAWGRDPKPEVGKENWHWLVMMIASNRYSNYVRLYSSLSSLIVGVSVPGNIMIHTSNPTTNTIQGPNVVLFGGALYYNCYNQDAVCRFNLTAKTISTLQLPKGTRFNSKGNFCHLDECYPFTDLDLATDESGVWVIYTTTQDCGNLVLSKVEDDEILTLGQTWHTSVYKQGVTNTFMSCGLLYATRYIDKEVEEIFYSFDTVTGLEKFNIGIFIRKMSPNIYSLNYSPVDQMLHAYCDSIMVSYKVLFE from the exons ATGATGCTGTTTCTGATCGTGCCACTGTGGGCTCTGTTCACTTTCAGCCAACAG GCGACGTCAgcagataagtgtgtgtgtgagttgacTTATTCTGAGCAGGCATTCCCTCATGACAAACTCAGCACAGTGGAGGACAATGCATCAAAATGCAACATGGAGATTACCTCCCAGAAG ACTCTAGAGCTGGAGAGTCTGCTGCTGGGTTTGGACCGACGTCTCcccgagctgcaggaggacgtggcaatgctggagagagagaatgacggAGAGCTTTATGGAGTTGTCAGTCTGCAGGTAATAGAGAATGATTTGAAGGACATCAAACAGATCATCGACAAGCTGAATAGCACCACCACGGAAGACCAGCACCTCACCATTGACACAACTAAACAG CTGGAAGACGTGAAAGCAGAGATGCAAGAGCTGAAAAAGTACGACACCATGCAGGTGGTAATAAGACAAGAAGCTAACCAGCGTTTGAAGAGAGATCTGGCGCAGTGCAGGAATGAACTTCACCCCATCATCCAACCCACTCAGCCCCAACATG GTAACTGTCCACATGGTCAGTTTGTAAACATCACTGGGCCCAgggtgaacacagcaggagagttTCCTGGCACCAACAAGTATGGTGCTTGGGGTCGGGATCCCAAACCAGAGGTGGGGAAAGAGAACTGGCATTGGCTGGTAATGATGATAGCCAGCAACAGATACTCCAACTATGTTCGTCTATACTCAAGCCTGAGTTCTCTCATTGTTGGGGTGAGCGTCCCAG GGAATATCATGATCCACACCAGCAACCCAACCACCAACACCATCCAGGGTCCAAATGTTGTTCTGTTTGGTGGGGCCTTATACTACAACTGTTACAACCAAGATGCTGTTTGTCGATTCAACCTCACCGCTAAAACCATTTCCACATTACAACTACCCAAAGGCACCAG ATTTAACTCAAAGGGAAACTTCTGCCACCTTGATGAATGCTACCCGTTCACCGATCTGGACCTGGCAACAGATGAGTCCGGGGTCTGGGTTATCTACACCACCACCCAGGACTGTGGAAACCTGGTGCTGTCCAAGGTGGAGGACGATGAAATTCTGACACTTGGCCAAACCTGGCACACCTCGGTCTACAAGCAGGGGGTGACCAATACCTTTATGTCATGTGGTTTGCTCTATGCCACAAGGTACATCGACAAAGAAGTGGAAGAGATCTTCTACTCGTTTGACACTGTGACAGGGCTGGAGAAATTCAACATTGGAATCTTCATCAGGAAGATGTCTCCCAACATTTATTCACTGAACTATAGCCCTGTGGACCAGATGTTACATGCATACTGTGACTCCATTATGGTCTCCTATAAGGTTCTGTTTgaatga
- the LOC133955616 gene encoding olfactomedin-like: MLLLLLLLLSFTDDSQTERVWGVKNNGSCVCEVNSNIWSFPAVKYEAVLEQVLSCEDSLGNLQEQVGLSHQRLPQIQALFTNMTARLQPYQYLHYQGLYTDLSLRLMGQELSQLETDISAIHNQLNNSQTQKLSKEVGTLRRDIDRKTMSDTINMKTVKEKLRHLKNSAESCKSIPQDFRGQGRYCLKGLITNISKPVTTKISPNGKSYVSGSWGKQAQMDSDEQKTSYWVQSLISSHIWGNTLRVYQTFDDFMASVNHKIFTFAPSHTHANAIEGPSAVLYGEALYYHCYRSADVCRYDLKTNDVKRVTLPGNGVGFNNKFPYCYYDCQANSDVDLEADETGLWAIYATVGNHGNLVMSRLVWDSEGATLNVSQTWETRLFKKAVSNAFMVCGVLYATRYVEDTLEEVFYAFDPATGKEDNTLSISLEKVSKGVASVSYNPTNRQIYMYNNGYLLAYQAHF; encoded by the exons atgctgctgctgctcctcctgctgctgtcatttact GATGACAGTCAGACTGAGCGTGTGTGGGGTGTGAAGAACAATGGCTCGTGCGTGTGCGAGGTAAACTCCAACATTTGGTCATTCCCTGCTGTGAAGTACGAGGCTGTGCTGGAGCAGGTTCTCTCCTGTGAAGATTCTTTAGGCAACCTGCAGGAACAG GTGGGATTATCCCATCAGCGTCTCCCTCAGATCCAGGCTCTGTTTACAAATATGACAGCTCGGCTGCAGCCTTACCAGTACCTGCACTACCAGGGCCTGTACACTGACTTGTCTCTGCGCCTGATGGGACAGGAGCTCAGCCAGCTGGAGACAGACATCAGTGCCATCCACAACCAGTTAAACAACAGCCAAACACAGAAACTCTCTAAAGAG gtgGGTACATTGCGCAGAGATATAGACAGGAAGACAATGTCAGACACCATTAACATGAAGACTGTCAAAGAGAAATTGCGCCACCTGAAGAACAGTGCTGAGTCCTGCAAGTCAATCCCCCAAGACTTCAgag GCCAGGGAAGGTACTGCCTTAAAGGTCTGATCACCAACATCAGTAAACCTGTCACAACTAAGATCAGTCCCAATGGAAAGAGCTACGTCTCTGGTTCATGGGGCAAACAGGCGCAGATGGACAGTGATGAGCAGAAGACCAGCTATTGGGTTCAGTCTCTGATCAGCAGCCACATCTGGGGAAATACTCTGCGCGTATACCAAACCTTTGACGACTTCATGGCCTCTGTCAACCACAAGATCTTTACCTTTGCTCCATCCCACACCCATGCAAATGCGATTGAGGGTCCCAGTGCTGTCCTGTATGGTGAAGCACTGTACTATCACTGTTACCGCTCTGCAGATGTTTGCCGCTACGACCTCAAAACAAACGACGTCAAACGTGTAACACTTCCAGGCAACGGAGTGGGTTTCAACAACAAGTTCCCTTATTGTTACTATGACTGCCAGGCCAATAGTGATGTAGATTTAGAGGCAGATGAGACAGGTCTATGGGCTATCTATGCCACTGTTGGTAACCATGGTAATCTAGTGATGAGCCGCCTGGTTTGGGACAGTGAGGGTGCAACACTCAATGTCTCACAGACATGGGAAACAAGGCTTTTCAAGAAGGCAGTGAGTAATGCTTTTATGGTGTGCGGCGTGCTTTATGCCACCCGTTATGTGGAAGACACTCTTGAAGAGGTTTTCTACGCGTTTGACCCCGCAACAGGCAAAGAGGACAACACACTTTCAATCTCATTGGAAAAAGTAAGTAAAGGAGTAGCCAGTGTGAGCTACAACCCCACCAACAGGCAGATCTACATGTACAATAACGGATATCTACTGGCCTACCAGGCCCACTTCTGA